A region of Plantactinospora sp. BC1 DNA encodes the following proteins:
- a CDS encoding beta-L-arabinofuranosidase domain-containing protein: MSEHLSRRDALRLGALAATVPAAASVGPARADAAAPTGDAGTGADPGPLPRPGWVADNWVVKPFALNQVALRDGIFQQKRDRMLNYARNYPGTGGVLDGPDRMLHLFRANAGLPAPGTWPGGWDTPNHLLRGHFTGHYLTMLAQCYADTGEEIFREKLDYLVTELGRCQRELDRRNFGRVAGRAGRAVRLGDPHPNQYVLMPAGILDGVTELTVATWVNLAAAQTAARIFSFGAGPQSYLSLTARIAAGAGPRFAITTGGSAGEQRVDATVPVPVGEWAHLAVTLSAADATARIYLDGAEVGAGAVTLGPANLGRTTDNWIGRSPANNDPLLTATVDDLRIYDRALGPDEIRALAAPDGTAGTSTAATPLAWYRFEEEGETAADHSGNGHAATIVGTAHPGFLAAFPEGQFSRLEPPTFQPNSGPNAVWAVWYTCHKIMRGLLNAYQLVGNEEALAIVFRMGDWAHSRLSRISRADLDRMWDIYSAGEAGSMNEVMAELSALAPDRERRARYLDTAKAFTFSTLFAASLAQRDELAGRHANQYMAPNIGYLRIFERTGERDYHRAARNFWSMVVPHRIFSNGGAGQSEHFRARGIITSGFTSGSDPRHAETCCAYNMLRLTRNLFFHDPDPAYLDYYEKALHNQILSSRRDVDSVTSTEVTYHQNMWPGRSRRIGNVVEYSRYGGNGSCCNGTGLESHTKYQETIYFRSADDSALYVNLFIASVLTWPERGFVISQETAYPTEGASTLRFDRGHGRLRVKLRVPSWAGADYTVRVNGRQQHVKAVPGSYLTLDRWWREGDRIDISMPLRFRVEKALDDRSVQSIMYGPTLMVVRDATPSYREFTFFPTLGLDGDLGRAIQPTGTPMHFSTHGYLLAPYYVSDPVPGEFNAYHPYVRRVEPEVVFGSVRTGVPNDGLRDADGETFLDRVWAAAPFRRHGDFLRTVRDVSDEWLAAGRHTAAQRRAILVAAVRARRDLAH; the protein is encoded by the coding sequence GTGAGCGAGCACCTGTCCCGACGGGACGCCCTGCGCCTCGGCGCGCTGGCGGCCACCGTACCCGCCGCCGCCTCGGTCGGGCCGGCCCGGGCCGACGCGGCGGCGCCGACCGGCGACGCCGGGACCGGCGCGGACCCCGGACCGCTCCCCCGGCCCGGCTGGGTCGCCGACAACTGGGTGGTCAAGCCGTTCGCCCTCAACCAGGTGGCGCTGCGCGACGGGATCTTCCAGCAGAAGCGGGACCGGATGCTCAACTACGCGCGGAACTATCCGGGCACCGGGGGCGTCCTCGACGGCCCCGACCGGATGCTGCACCTGTTCCGGGCCAACGCCGGGCTGCCCGCCCCGGGCACCTGGCCGGGCGGCTGGGACACCCCGAACCACCTGCTCCGGGGCCACTTCACCGGGCACTACCTGACGATGCTGGCGCAGTGCTACGCCGACACCGGCGAGGAGATCTTCCGGGAGAAGCTCGACTACCTGGTGACCGAGCTGGGCAGGTGCCAGCGGGAACTCGACCGGCGCAACTTCGGCCGGGTCGCCGGCCGCGCGGGTCGGGCCGTCCGGCTCGGCGACCCGCACCCCAACCAGTACGTCCTGATGCCGGCCGGAATCCTCGACGGCGTCACCGAGCTCACCGTCGCCACCTGGGTGAACCTGGCGGCCGCGCAGACCGCCGCCCGGATCTTCAGCTTCGGCGCCGGGCCGCAGTCCTACCTGTCGCTGACCGCCCGGATCGCCGCCGGTGCCGGCCCGAGGTTCGCGATCACCACCGGCGGCAGTGCCGGCGAGCAGCGGGTCGACGCCACCGTGCCCGTCCCGGTCGGCGAGTGGGCGCACCTGGCGGTCACCCTCTCCGCCGCCGACGCCACCGCCCGGATCTACCTCGACGGTGCCGAGGTCGGCGCCGGCGCCGTGACGCTCGGCCCGGCCAACCTCGGCCGGACCACCGACAACTGGATCGGCCGCTCCCCCGCCAACAACGATCCGCTGCTCACCGCGACAGTGGACGACCTGCGGATCTACGACCGGGCACTCGGCCCGGACGAGATCCGCGCGCTCGCCGCACCGGACGGGACGGCCGGCACGTCGACCGCGGCCACCCCGCTGGCCTGGTACCGGTTCGAGGAGGAGGGCGAGACCGCCGCCGACCACTCGGGCAACGGCCACGCCGCCACGATCGTCGGCACCGCCCACCCCGGTTTCCTGGCCGCGTTCCCGGAGGGGCAGTTCAGTCGCCTCGAACCGCCGACGTTCCAGCCGAACAGCGGGCCGAACGCCGTCTGGGCGGTCTGGTACACCTGCCACAAGATCATGCGCGGCCTGCTCAACGCGTACCAGTTGGTCGGCAACGAGGAGGCGCTGGCGATCGTCTTCCGGATGGGCGACTGGGCGCACAGTCGACTCAGCCGGATCAGCCGGGCCGACCTGGACCGGATGTGGGACATCTACAGCGCCGGTGAGGCCGGCTCGATGAACGAGGTGATGGCCGAACTCTCCGCCCTGGCCCCCGACCGCGAGCGACGCGCCCGGTACCTCGACACGGCGAAGGCGTTCACCTTCAGCACCCTCTTCGCCGCCTCCCTGGCACAGCGGGACGAACTCGCCGGCCGGCACGCCAACCAGTACATGGCGCCGAACATCGGCTACCTGCGGATCTTCGAGCGGACCGGCGAGCGCGACTACCACCGGGCGGCCCGGAACTTCTGGTCCATGGTGGTGCCGCACCGGATTTTCAGCAACGGCGGTGCCGGGCAGAGCGAACACTTCCGGGCGCGCGGGATCATCACCTCCGGGTTCACCTCCGGCAGCGATCCCCGGCACGCCGAGACCTGCTGCGCGTACAACATGCTCCGGCTGACCCGGAACCTCTTCTTCCACGACCCGGACCCGGCGTACCTGGACTACTACGAGAAGGCGCTGCACAACCAGATCCTCAGCTCCCGCCGGGACGTCGACAGCGTCACCAGCACCGAGGTGACGTACCACCAGAACATGTGGCCCGGCCGGTCACGGCGGATCGGCAACGTCGTGGAATACAGCCGGTACGGCGGCAACGGAAGCTGCTGCAACGGCACCGGCCTGGAGAGCCACACCAAATACCAGGAGACGATCTACTTCCGCTCGGCGGACGACTCCGCCCTCTACGTCAACCTCTTCATCGCCTCCGTGCTGACCTGGCCGGAACGGGGCTTCGTGATCAGCCAGGAGACGGCCTATCCGACCGAGGGCGCCAGCACGCTCCGGTTCGACCGGGGGCACGGCCGGCTGCGGGTGAAGCTCCGGGTGCCGTCCTGGGCCGGCGCCGACTACACCGTCCGGGTCAACGGTCGCCAACAGCACGTGAAGGCGGTGCCGGGCAGCTATCTCACCCTCGACCGGTGGTGGCGGGAGGGCGACCGGATCGACATCTCGATGCCGCTGCGCTTCCGGGTGGAGAAGGCTCTCGACGACAGGTCGGTACAGTCCATCATGTACGGTCCGACGCTGATGGTCGTCCGGGACGCCACCCCCAGCTACCGCGAGTTCACGTTCTTCCCCACCCTCGGGCTGGACGGCGACCTCGGCAGGGCGATCCAACCCACCGGGACGCCGATGCACTTCAGCACCCACGGCTACCTGCTGGCCCCGTACTACGTCTCCGACCCGGTGCCGGGAGAGTTCAACGCCTACCACCCGTACGTCCGGCGGGTCGAGCCGGAGGTGGTGTTCGGGTCGGTCCGCACCGGCGTACCCAACGACGGCCTGCGGGACGCCGACGGCGAGACCTTCCTCGACCGGGTCTGGGCGGCGGCGCCGTTCCGCCGGCACGGCGACTTTCTCCGTACCGTCAGGGACGTCTCGGACGAGTGGCTGGCGGCCGGCCGGCACACCGCCGCGCAGCGCCGGGCCATCCTCGTCGCGGCGGTCCGTGCCCGCCGGGACCTGGCGCACTGA
- a CDS encoding YbaB/EbfC family nucleoid-associated protein: MWSNEAELEAARRRVQAWQASSADRAERAAELSRRLAGLRVTTRGADGLVEVTLDSSGALVDLRLDERTRQQPAARVAEEILATVRAARAELSRRVAEATEESLRADDR; encoded by the coding sequence ATGTGGAGCAACGAGGCGGAACTCGAAGCGGCCCGGCGCCGGGTGCAGGCGTGGCAGGCGTCCTCCGCCGACCGGGCGGAGCGGGCCGCCGAGCTGTCCCGTCGGCTGGCCGGGCTGCGGGTGACGACGCGCGGCGCCGACGGGCTGGTCGAGGTGACGCTCGACTCGTCCGGGGCGCTGGTCGACCTCCGGCTGGACGAGCGGACCCGGCAGCAGCCGGCGGCCCGGGTGGCCGAGGAGATCCTGGCCACCGTCCGGGCCGCCCGGGCGGAGCTGTCGCGCCGGGTGGCCGAGGCGACCGAGGAGTCGCTGCGGGCCGACGACCGGTGA
- a CDS encoding histone deacetylase — translation MTVPEPILLSRRPGAPVTGLDPVWYAAYGSNLDADRFGCYLGGGRPVGGQRDHPGCRDGSPPRDDRPVLLPGGLYFALESRTWSGGMAFYDPGLPGVVAARAYLLSADQFADVAAQEMHRLPSGPLDLIAAAVAAGRASAGPGRYETVVCAGILDGHPVLTLTAPWRAGEVPPNPPAPAYLATVARGLRASHGWTDERIVGYLNGRPGVDGRLTCCPGVDGRAEYRLRA, via the coding sequence ATGACCGTACCCGAACCGATCCTGCTCAGTCGCCGCCCCGGCGCCCCGGTAACCGGCCTCGACCCGGTCTGGTACGCGGCGTACGGGTCGAACCTGGACGCCGACCGGTTCGGCTGCTATCTCGGTGGTGGCCGACCGGTGGGCGGTCAGCGTGACCATCCCGGGTGCCGGGACGGCAGCCCGCCCCGGGACGACCGCCCGGTGCTGCTTCCCGGCGGTCTCTACTTCGCCCTCGAATCGCGGACCTGGTCCGGTGGGATGGCCTTCTACGACCCGGGGCTGCCCGGTGTGGTCGCCGCTCGGGCGTACCTGCTCTCCGCCGACCAGTTCGCGGACGTCGCCGCGCAGGAGATGCACCGGCTGCCGAGCGGTCCGCTGGACCTGATCGCCGCCGCCGTCGCCGCCGGTCGGGCCAGTGCCGGCCCGGGCCGGTACGAGACGGTGGTCTGCGCCGGCATCCTCGACGGGCACCCGGTGCTCACCCTCACCGCGCCCTGGCGGGCCGGGGAGGTGCCGCCGAACCCGCCGGCCCCGGCGTACCTGGCCACCGTCGCCCGTGGCCTGCGGGCCAGCCACGGCTGGACCGACGAGCGGATCGTCGGCTACCTGAACGGCCGCCCCGGCGTCGACGGCCGGCTGACCTGCTGCCCCGGCGTCGACGGCCGGGCGGAGTACCGGCTGCGGGCATAA
- a CDS encoding ABC transporter ATP-binding protein encodes MSTVLPDLAVAASAAAGTGRLRLEALTKTFASRTGPVTAVEAVDLDVAPGEFITLLGPSGCGKTTTLRMVAGFEDATSGQIRLDDRVIDSMPPQRRPMAMVFQSYALFPHLTVGENIAYGLRLRRRGREEVATSMRMALTSMNLVGLEDRSPHELSGGQQQRVALARALVVQPKVLLFDEPLSNLDAKLRGSMRAEIRRIQRMFGITSIYVTHDQDEAMSMSDRIVVMNRGRVEQVAVPGEIYLRPASVFVADFIGRANFVEVLPERVGDGRAVVHALGQRLTVAAHPQVSANGDDTYLMARPETMTLAPVTDGGTGIGAVLRSTFHGPAVDYEIETTSGTLTVTDPGADPREALAEGTSVNVRIDPDRAYLLTRD; translated from the coding sequence ATGAGCACAGTGCTGCCCGACCTGGCCGTCGCCGCGTCCGCCGCTGCCGGCACCGGACGGCTGCGCCTGGAGGCGTTGACCAAGACGTTCGCCAGCCGTACCGGCCCGGTCACCGCCGTCGAGGCCGTCGACCTCGACGTCGCGCCGGGCGAGTTCATCACGCTGCTCGGGCCGTCCGGGTGCGGCAAGACCACCACGCTGCGGATGGTCGCCGGCTTCGAGGACGCCACCAGTGGACAGATCCGGCTCGACGACAGGGTGATCGACTCGATGCCACCCCAGCGGCGTCCGATGGCGATGGTCTTCCAGAGCTACGCCCTCTTTCCGCACCTCACGGTCGGCGAGAACATCGCGTACGGGCTCAGGCTGCGGCGACGTGGCCGCGAGGAGGTCGCCACCAGCATGCGGATGGCGCTGACCAGCATGAATCTGGTCGGTCTGGAGGACCGGAGCCCGCACGAACTCTCCGGCGGTCAACAGCAGCGGGTCGCCCTGGCCCGGGCCCTGGTCGTGCAGCCGAAGGTGCTGCTCTTCGACGAGCCGCTGTCCAATCTGGATGCCAAGCTGCGGGGTTCGATGCGCGCGGAGATCCGGCGCATCCAGCGGATGTTCGGGATCACCAGCATCTACGTCACGCACGACCAGGACGAGGCGATGAGCATGTCGGACCGGATCGTGGTGATGAACCGGGGACGGGTCGAGCAGGTGGCCGTGCCGGGAGAGATCTACCTGCGCCCGGCCAGCGTCTTCGTCGCGGACTTCATCGGGCGGGCCAACTTCGTCGAGGTGCTGCCGGAGCGGGTCGGCGACGGCCGGGCCGTGGTGCACGCCCTCGGGCAGCGGCTGACCGTGGCGGCCCACCCCCAGGTGTCGGCGAACGGCGACGACACCTATCTGATGGCCCGGCCGGAGACCATGACACTGGCGCCGGTCACCGACGGCGGGACCGGCATCGGCGCGGTGCTCCGTTCGACGTTCCACGGACCGGCCGTGGACTACGAGATCGAGACCACCAGCGGCACGCTGACCGTGACCGATCCCGGCGCCGATCCCCGGGAGGCTCTCGCCGAGGGCACCAGCGTCAACGTGCGGATCGACCCGGACCGGGCCTACCTGCTGACCCGGGACTGA
- a CDS encoding iron ABC transporter permease: MTTMIHVPELAPGPAAPPRRRRRRRLDLGIRLLLVACVGLVTIGSVVPLVAVLAAAFGPEALPRYARFLSSPVDLAILRNTLVLGVLVGFFGTALGFLFAFVQTRLAVPGKRILHVVALVPIVSPPFAVATATVVLYGRRGVISNGLLGLEYDIYGLDGLVFVLSLSLFPVAYLGLLGMLRGLDPALEEAAMNLGASRWRTLRTVVLPLLAPGLVAPFLLLFVEAIADLANPLVLGGDHTVLASRAYLAVTGEYDTTSAAVYCVILLVPALGLYVAQRYWLNRKVRTTITGRPSGSVHLIDNWVRWPIFGLALLAAALVVSVYGTVLLGSVTRVFGVDNTVTLEYLREVVAGVGQEAVRDTVVFAALATPVAAFFGLVISWLVVRHLHRAAGLLDFAGTLGVAVPGTVLGIGFVLAYRPERWLGPIQVFPSLVGGSAIAGGAAAIVVAYVIRSLPAGQRTAVAALTQIHPQIEQASTDLGAGPLHTFRRVTLPLIRPALLTGLSYSFARSMTSISTIVLLVTPETKIITSQVLSAASAGRYGVAFAYCTVLTAIVLAAFALIRLVVGAGANLNRVATDTERPKR, encoded by the coding sequence ATGACCACCATGATCCACGTTCCGGAGCTGGCCCCCGGCCCGGCGGCGCCACCGCGCCGTCGGCGCCGGCGGCGGCTCGACCTCGGCATCCGACTGCTCCTCGTCGCCTGCGTCGGGCTGGTGACGATCGGCAGCGTCGTCCCGCTCGTCGCCGTCCTCGCGGCGGCGTTCGGCCCGGAGGCGCTGCCGCGCTACGCACGCTTCCTCAGCTCCCCGGTCGACCTGGCGATCCTGCGCAACACGCTGGTGCTGGGCGTGCTGGTCGGGTTCTTCGGGACGGCGCTCGGCTTCCTCTTCGCCTTCGTCCAGACCCGCCTCGCCGTACCGGGCAAACGGATCCTGCACGTGGTGGCGCTGGTGCCGATCGTCAGCCCGCCGTTCGCGGTCGCCACCGCCACCGTCGTGCTCTACGGGCGGCGGGGCGTGATCAGCAACGGCCTCCTCGGCCTGGAGTACGACATCTACGGGCTCGACGGTCTGGTCTTCGTGCTCTCCCTGTCGCTCTTCCCGGTGGCGTACCTCGGCCTGCTCGGCATGCTCCGCGGGTTGGACCCGGCGCTGGAGGAGGCCGCGATGAACCTCGGGGCCAGCCGGTGGCGGACCCTGCGCACCGTCGTCCTGCCGCTGCTGGCGCCGGGGCTGGTGGCGCCGTTCCTGCTGCTCTTCGTGGAGGCGATCGCCGACCTGGCCAACCCGCTCGTACTCGGCGGCGACCACACGGTGCTGGCCAGCCGGGCCTACCTGGCGGTCACCGGCGAGTACGACACCACCAGCGCCGCCGTCTACTGCGTGATCCTGCTCGTGCCCGCGCTCGGGTTGTACGTCGCGCAGCGGTACTGGCTGAACCGCAAGGTCCGGACCACCATCACCGGGCGGCCCTCGGGCAGCGTGCACCTGATCGACAACTGGGTACGGTGGCCGATCTTCGGGCTCGCGCTGCTGGCCGCGGCGCTCGTCGTCAGCGTCTACGGCACGGTGCTGCTCGGTTCGGTGACCCGGGTGTTCGGGGTGGACAACACGGTGACCCTGGAATATCTGCGGGAGGTGGTCGCCGGGGTGGGGCAGGAAGCCGTGCGCGACACGGTCGTGTTCGCGGCTCTCGCCACCCCGGTCGCGGCGTTCTTCGGGCTGGTCATCTCCTGGCTCGTGGTCCGGCACCTGCACCGGGCCGCCGGGTTGCTGGACTTCGCCGGCACGCTCGGGGTCGCCGTGCCGGGGACGGTGTTGGGCATCGGTTTCGTGCTCGCGTACCGGCCGGAGCGGTGGCTCGGCCCGATCCAGGTCTTTCCCAGCCTGGTCGGCGGCAGCGCCATCGCCGGTGGGGCGGCGGCGATCGTCGTCGCGTACGTCATCCGGAGCCTCCCCGCCGGCCAACGCACCGCGGTCGCCGCCCTGACCCAGATCCACCCGCAGATCGAGCAGGCCTCGACGGACCTCGGAGCGGGCCCGCTGCACACCTTCCGACGGGTCACCCTGCCGCTGATCCGGCCGGCGCTGCTGACCGGCCTGAGCTACAGCTTCGCCCGCAGCATGACCTCGATCTCGACGATCGTCCTGCTGGTCACGCCGGAGACGAAGATCATCACCTCCCAGGTGCTGAGCGCCGCCAGCGCCGGCCGGTACGGGGTGGCCTTCGCCTACTGCACCGTGCTGACCGCCATCGTGCTGGCGGCCTTCGCGCTCATCCGTCTCGTCGTCGGCGCGGGGGCCAACCTGAACCGCGTCGCCACCGACACCGAAAGGCCGAAACGATGA
- a CDS encoding ABC transporter substrate-binding protein gives MTSRFRRGVSWLGCAAVLVLAAGCAREPGNGSGGTTDGGVVHVVCGGTEEWCAATTARFSATTGLRADFVRLSSGEALARIKAGRGNAEFDVWYGGPADGYAAGAAEGMLEAYVSPNADAIPARYRDTSGLWTGVYVGALGFCGNPELLAEAGVEVPDSWADLLDPKLARDIGIAHPSTSGTAYTALWTQVLLAGGDQGRALEYMRRLHPNVLQYTKSGAAPAQMTARGEVAVGVIFSHDCVAAREAGFPDLVVSFPEEGTGYETGGVALVSGARNPDSGRKFIDWALTVEAQEIGPTVRSYQFPTNPGAKVSDKVVDLRTIKLVDYDAVAAGAAKTALNRRFDAEVARAPKS, from the coding sequence ATGACGAGTCGATTTCGGCGCGGCGTGAGCTGGCTGGGGTGCGCGGCGGTCCTCGTACTGGCCGCCGGCTGCGCCCGGGAGCCGGGCAACGGCTCCGGTGGTACGACCGACGGTGGCGTCGTGCACGTCGTGTGCGGCGGGACGGAGGAGTGGTGCGCGGCGACCACGGCCCGGTTCAGCGCGACGACCGGGCTCCGGGCCGACTTCGTCCGACTCTCCAGCGGCGAGGCGCTGGCCCGGATCAAGGCCGGTAGGGGCAACGCGGAGTTCGACGTCTGGTACGGCGGCCCGGCCGACGGCTACGCGGCCGGCGCCGCCGAGGGGATGCTGGAGGCGTACGTCTCGCCGAACGCCGACGCGATCCCGGCCAGATACCGGGACACGTCCGGGCTCTGGACCGGTGTCTACGTCGGAGCGCTCGGGTTCTGCGGCAACCCGGAGCTGTTGGCGGAGGCCGGAGTCGAGGTGCCGGACTCCTGGGCCGACCTGCTCGACCCGAAACTCGCCCGGGACATCGGTATCGCCCATCCGTCCACCTCGGGCACCGCCTACACGGCGCTCTGGACCCAGGTGCTGCTCGCCGGCGGCGACCAGGGCAGGGCGCTGGAGTACATGCGCCGGCTGCACCCGAACGTGTTGCAGTACACCAAGTCCGGTGCGGCACCCGCCCAGATGACGGCCCGGGGCGAGGTGGCGGTCGGGGTCATCTTCTCCCACGACTGTGTGGCGGCCAGGGAGGCGGGCTTCCCCGACCTGGTGGTCTCCTTCCCGGAAGAGGGAACCGGCTACGAGACCGGCGGGGTGGCGCTGGTCAGCGGCGCCAGGAACCCTGACAGCGGCCGGAAGTTCATCGACTGGGCGCTGACCGTCGAGGCACAGGAGATCGGGCCGACGGTGCGGTCGTACCAGTTCCCGACCAACCCGGGCGCGAAGGTCTCGGACAAGGTCGTGGACCTGCGCACGATCAAGCTGGTCGACTACGACGCGGTCGCGGCGGGGGCGGCGAAGACCGCGCTGAACCGGCGCTTCGACGCCGAAGTGGCCCGGGCGCCGAAGTCATGA
- a CDS encoding response regulator transcription factor — MTGPVEARSDRSGPTALVVDDEPQMTVIVEFALETQGFSVLVAHDGATALHLLRTRPIDLVVLDVLMPTMDGLSLCQRIRARSEVPIMLLTALSQQDDVIAGLEHGADDYVTKPFHPREVALRAQALVRRRRDTGSAIRVDKLVIDLTNRTVVLAGRQLNLPYTEFKLLAHLAARRGTPQSWQDLLREVWGTTDLIGGRDVVKSTVYRLRSRLAATPDGAGYIRTLRGVGYLMPDSLGDAPEGGAG; from the coding sequence GTGACCGGTCCGGTCGAGGCCCGCTCCGATCGTTCCGGTCCGACGGCCCTGGTCGTCGACGACGAACCGCAGATGACGGTGATCGTCGAGTTCGCCCTGGAGACCCAGGGGTTCTCCGTGCTCGTCGCGCACGACGGCGCGACCGCGCTGCACCTGCTGCGGACCCGACCGATCGACCTGGTCGTCCTGGACGTGCTCATGCCGACCATGGACGGGTTGAGCCTCTGCCAGCGGATCCGCGCCCGCTCCGAGGTCCCGATCATGCTGCTCACCGCCCTGTCCCAACAGGACGATGTGATCGCCGGCCTGGAACACGGGGCCGACGACTACGTGACGAAGCCGTTCCACCCCCGCGAGGTGGCGCTGCGGGCCCAGGCGCTGGTGCGCCGGCGTCGCGACACCGGCTCCGCGATCCGGGTCGACAAGCTGGTGATCGACCTGACCAACCGGACCGTCGTGCTCGCCGGTCGTCAGCTCAACCTGCCGTACACCGAGTTCAAGCTGCTCGCCCACCTCGCGGCCCGCCGCGGCACCCCGCAGTCGTGGCAGGACCTGCTCCGCGAGGTGTGGGGGACGACCGACCTGATCGGCGGCCGGGACGTGGTCAAGTCCACCGTCTACCGGTTGCGCTCCCGGTTGGCGGCGACCCCGGACGGAGCGGGATACATCCGTACCCTGCGCGGTGTCGGCTATCTGATGCCGGACTCCCTCGGCGACGCCCCCGAGGGCGGAGCCGGGTGA
- a CDS encoding sensor histidine kinase KdpD: MWLVALALLAGAFTGAILTALRGRHIRARLRAELVELEHSVQRRADQVTSLSHELRTPLSMIKGAVDLLREGMPGPLTPAQGRLLQVLDHQSTQVIGLCESLLIQAKIEAGLFVPKLERVDLSVVARDVVTAMRPLCAQRQQRISLDAPQVTPRIEADPMLLAQAITNLLSNASRFTTTGGSIDVRVTAIDTGLAVYVTDDGAGMSREERHRLFHRFATGRPLADGTGLGLVITKTIVELHGGEIMVHTASQRGTTFLFTLPRTAPAGTGS; encoded by the coding sequence ATGTGGCTCGTGGCGCTCGCGCTGCTGGCCGGTGCGTTCACCGGCGCGATTCTGACGGCGCTGCGCGGCCGTCACATCCGGGCCAGGCTCCGGGCCGAACTCGTCGAGCTGGAGCATTCGGTGCAGCGGCGGGCCGACCAGGTGACCTCGCTCAGCCACGAACTGCGCACCCCGCTCAGCATGATCAAAGGGGCGGTGGACCTGCTCCGGGAGGGGATGCCGGGTCCGCTGACCCCGGCGCAGGGCCGGCTGCTCCAGGTGCTCGACCACCAGTCCACCCAGGTGATCGGGCTCTGTGAGAGCCTGCTGATCCAGGCGAAGATCGAGGCGGGGCTCTTCGTCCCGAAACTGGAACGGGTGGACCTTTCGGTGGTCGCCCGGGACGTCGTCACCGCGATGCGTCCACTCTGCGCGCAGCGGCAACAGCGGATCAGTCTGGACGCCCCGCAGGTGACGCCGAGGATCGAGGCCGATCCGATGCTGCTGGCCCAGGCCATCACCAATCTGCTCTCCAACGCCAGCCGGTTCACCACCACCGGTGGCAGCATCGACGTCAGGGTGACAGCGATCGACACCGGGCTCGCCGTCTACGTGACCGACGACGGGGCCGGGATGAGCCGGGAGGAGCGGCACCGGCTGTTCCACCGGTTCGCCACCGGGCGACCGCTGGCCGACGGGACCGGACTCGGCCTGGTCATCACCAAGACGATAGTGGAGCTACACGGAGGCGAGATCATGGTGCACACCGCGTCGCAGCGGGGAACCACGTTCCTCTTCACCCTGCCCCGCACCGCGCCGGCCGGTACCGGATCGTGA
- a CDS encoding ABC transporter substrate-binding protein — translation MRRTVMTLLTVAALGAGLAGCTSSDPVVGAEAGAQTRTVTHAMGSTEVPAQPKRVVVLDSDKIDTALSLGVVPVGAAQAGEVAGWPSYFGAEKVAGIKQVGLLTEPDLEAITALQPDLILGSKFRQEKFYDELTAIAPTVFTERVGISWKENFLLDGQALGKEQEAKDLLAAYEKRAKDLGAELGDAAARKISIVRFRPTEIRVYGPESFSGLVLGDVGLGRPERQLLANKEDKRFDKVSPERISEVDGDIIFVTAFGEKAAAEQARVTGGSLWKNLPAVRAGRAYVVADETWMTGIGVTAAGKILDDLEKYIPAA, via the coding sequence ATGCGCCGCACAGTCATGACCCTGCTCACCGTCGCCGCTCTCGGCGCCGGTCTGGCCGGCTGCACCAGCAGCGATCCGGTGGTCGGTGCGGAGGCCGGGGCGCAGACCCGGACCGTCACCCACGCGATGGGCAGTACGGAGGTGCCGGCGCAGCCGAAGCGGGTCGTCGTACTCGACTCCGACAAGATCGACACCGCCCTCTCCCTCGGGGTGGTGCCCGTCGGCGCCGCCCAGGCCGGCGAGGTGGCCGGCTGGCCGTCGTACTTCGGTGCGGAGAAGGTCGCCGGGATCAAGCAGGTCGGCCTGCTCACCGAGCCGGACCTGGAGGCGATCACCGCGCTCCAGCCGGACCTGATCCTCGGCAGCAAGTTCCGGCAGGAGAAGTTCTACGACGAACTCACCGCGATCGCCCCGACCGTCTTCACCGAGCGGGTCGGCATCAGCTGGAAGGAGAACTTCCTCCTCGACGGGCAGGCGCTCGGCAAGGAGCAGGAGGCGAAGGACCTGCTGGCCGCGTACGAGAAGCGGGCCAAGGACCTCGGTGCCGAGCTCGGCGACGCCGCCGCCCGGAAGATCTCGATCGTCCGTTTCCGGCCCACCGAGATCCGGGTGTACGGCCCCGAGTCCTTCTCCGGCCTCGTCCTCGGTGACGTCGGGCTGGGCCGGCCGGAGCGGCAACTGCTGGCGAACAAGGAGGACAAGCGGTTCGACAAGGTGAGCCCGGAACGGATCTCCGAGGTCGACGGGGACATCATCTTCGTCACCGCGTTCGGCGAGAAGGCCGCCGCCGAGCAGGCGAGGGTGACCGGCGGCAGCCTCTGGAAGAACCTCCCGGCGGTCAGGGCCGGCAGGGCGTACGTGGTCGCCGACGAGACCTGGATGACCGGGATCGGTGTCACCGCAGCCGGAAAGATCCTCGACGACCTGGAGAAGTACATTCCGGCCGCCTGA